In Leptospira saintgironsiae, the DNA window CGTAATGTTTAGCTCCTATTGGGGAATTTGAAGGGTCGTTTGTACTTACGTTGTGCGGATTAGTATCTACGAATAGATAGTAATCCCTTCCTCTAAATCCGAACCGCCTCCTTCATCCTGGCTCTCGGATTGACAGCAAAAGCATCCCTATCTCTACACCTCATTCCAACATTGGGATCATCATCACGTTCAACCAACACATCCAGTCCGAATACATTAGCATTCTTAATGAAGCTAAACTCATTCAGATACATTTGCGAATACTTTGGCTTTATATATCCATAAGCCGCAAAAGCAGTCTTTAAAACTCTCTGATTACCTTCCGCTACTTGGTTGTGGACTCCATTCTTACTCCATCTATTACGAGCAAATCTGAATCTATTATCCTTTGATCTTGCAGAGTGATTTACTGATCTATGGTTCTTATATATTCCCCAAAGCCATGGATATCCTTGGTCTGTGAAAAGTGGGGTAGAAGTAGGTAAGTGATCCTTGATGATCGGACCTAATGTATCTGCTTTCTGATTAGATACTGATGTAAAGAATACAGGTCCTTGCTTTATTGCAATAGTCTGGACTAAAGTTCCGACTTGTCTTCCTCCTAATTTCTCTGAAAGGTATATAGAAGAAGTCTGTCCACTATGTCTGTATCGTTTCCTACCTTGGCTTGCTCTTTCTCCCGCAGAATATAATACAGCAGTGTCTACGCAAACGTAGGGTCGTTTTGCCATGATCTTAGTTATATCTCTATTCTCATTTGGTGGGAGGAGAAAGACTTTGAACTGATCATTTAAGGCTTCGTAGGTTAGCTTCTTATACTTTGGTAATTGGTCAGAAGCGAAGAGTTGAAATCTTCTCTTGAGTAAGCTGGCTGCATTATATCCTATCTTTAGTCTCTTACTTAGTTCTGTTGCTGTTACTACTTTTGGATATTGAATTAGAGATTCGTAAAGTAAGTATCCGAACATCCATATTGGTAGTTTGAAGTGATGAAGGGGAGTGTAGCTTAGTCTTGAAGTTAGATGTCTACATTGAGGACATCTGATTAGATCTGGTCTGGTTGAGATTTCTTTATCTAAGATTCTATTGTTACATTCAGTAGTTGGACAATGCTTTGGGTAGAAGTCATTTAGTATCTTCTTGGTTATTTCTGTGAAGTAGGCTGTGTTTAGTGCTGGGTTGTGATGTTTTGGTAGGAGGATTTTATTTTCGGTTTTTCTAATAGAAGGGGCGGTTCTGGATTGGAGGAAAGGTGGTCCTCGGTTCGGATTACGTGTATTAAATATTCCGAATTCAAGCCAAGGTCGAGTAGGAGTGAAGGATTGTCCGTGAGAGTAGATTTCTTGATATTTTAGTGCTGCTTGCATGAGTATTACTTTTTTGTTTTTTAAGGAAGCAAAACGTTAGACATGATTAAAAGAAAAGCTTTATTTTGAATATCGTGTGCAGAAGATCAGGAAAATTCTGATGGCTTTTGGGCCGTTGTAAATACGATTATTTTAAAGCAAAGGGAGATTAGATCGGGATGGCATTGCGAGCAGTCTTCATTGGAATTAACCAATATAATGATCAAGGTATTTCTGAGCTTAATGGAGCAAAGCGGGATGCCTTAGCTCTCTGGGCTCTGTTTACTGATTCTATTGAAGGTTTAACCTCGAAG includes these proteins:
- a CDS encoding transposase yields the protein MQAALKYQEIYSHGQSFTPTRPWLEFGIFNTRNPNRGPPFLQSRTAPSIRKTENKILLPKHHNPALNTAYFTEITKKILNDFYPKHCPTTECNNRILDKEISTRPDLIRCPQCRHLTSRLSYTPLHHFKLPIWMFGYLLYESLIQYPKVVTATELSKRLKIGYNAASLLKRRFQLFASDQLPKYKKLTYEALNDQFKVFLLPPNENRDITKIMAKRPYVCVDTAVLYSAGERASQGRKRYRHSGQTSSIYLSEKLGGRQVGTLVQTIAIKQGPVFFTSVSNQKADTLGPIIKDHLPTSTPLFTDQGYPWLWGIYKNHRSVNHSARSKDNRFRFARNRWSKNGVHNQVAEGNQRVLKTAFAAYGYIKPKYSQMYLNEFSFIKNANVFGLDVLVERDDDPNVGMRCRDRDAFAVNPRARMKEAVRI